From Musa acuminata AAA Group cultivar baxijiao chromosome BXJ3-8, Cavendish_Baxijiao_AAA, whole genome shotgun sequence, one genomic window encodes:
- the LOC103994589 gene encoding pyruvate kinase isozyme G, chloroplastic isoform X3 — protein sequence MAMVADIGSLAVRIPPDPAGLATSRHVGRDFHRRGWVSRQALRRSLAVKSMRIAERGGQAPESGSSNGHLYPNLNFKLNAYELQSGTFNERETMVASNSQRKTKIVCTIGPSCNTRDMIWKLAEAGMDVARLNMSHGDHESHQKIVDLVKEYNAQSKDHVIAIMLDTKGPEVRSGDVTHPILLKEGQEFNFTIKRGISSENTVSVNYDDFVNDVEVDDILLVDVKCKVIDGGELKSRRHLNVRGKSATLPSITEKDWEDIKFGVDNQVDFYAVSFVKDAKVIHELKDYLKRCNADIHVIPKIESADSVPNLQSIISASDGAMVARGDLGAELPIEDVPLLQEEIIRRCRSMQKPVIVATNMLESMINHPTPTRAEVSDIAIAVREGADAIMLSGETAHGKYPLKAVKVMHNVASKTESTISSTVKHSIPAMVVQAVSGEDFSQSRMSALFASHATAMANTVGTPIIVFTQTGSMAILLSHYRPSSTIFAFTNEERVKQRLSLYHGVLPIYMQFSGDAEETFSRAIKFLLGHGHLKDGEYVTLVQSGIHSIWRRQSTHHLQVRKVGG from the exons ATGGCGATGGTGGCGGATATCGGCAGTCTTGCGGTACGGATCCCGCCGGACCCTGCCGGTCTCGCTACGTCGCGGCATGTCGGCCGAGATTTTCATCGACGAGGGTGGGTTTCGAGGCAAGCACTGCGGCGGAGCCTTGCGGTGAAATCCATGAGGATAGCGGAAAGGGGCGGGCAGGCCCCGGAGTCTGGATCCTCCAATGGTCATCTCTACCCG AATCTGAACTTTAAGTTGAATGCTTATGAGCTTCAGTCAGGCACATTCAATGAGAGGGAGACGATGGTAGCATCAAATTCACAAAGGAAAACTAAGATAGTATGCACAATTGGACCCTCATGTAACACGCGTGATATGATATGGAAACTGGCAGAAGCAGGAATGGATGTTGCAAGGCTTAATATGTCTCATGGAGATCATGAATCACATCAGAAGATCGTTGATTTGGTCAAGGAATATAATGCTCAGTCCAAGGACCATGTTATTGCTATAATGCTGGACACGAAG GGTCCTGAGGTAAGAAGTGGAGATGTGACGCATCCTATCTTGCTCAAGGAAGGACAGGAGTTTAACTTTACTATCAAAAGAGGAATCAGTTCTGAAAACACTGTCAGTGTAAATTATGATGACTTTGTAAATGATGTGGAAGTTGATGACATTCTTTTGGTTGATG TCAAATGCAAAGTAATAGATGGTGGAGAACTAAAATCAAGGCGTCATTTGAATGTGAGGGGCAAGAGTGCTACTCTCCCATCAATTACAG AAAAGGATTGGGAAGATATCAAGTTTGGTGTGGACAACCAAGTCGACTTTTATGCAGTTTCATTTGTTAAAGATGCCAAAGTGATACACGAACTAAAAGACTACCTTAAAA GATGCAATGCAGATATACATGTTATCCCTAAAATCGAAAGTGCGGATTCAGTTCCAAATCTTCAGTCAATTATTTCTGCTTCAGATGGG GCAATGGTGGCTCGTGGAGACCTTGGTGCTGAACTCCCTATCGAGGATGTCCCTTTACTGCAG GAAGAGATAATTAGAAGGTGTAGAAGTATGCAGAAACCAGTGATTGTAGCCACAAATATGCTAGAGAGCATGATAAATCATCCAACTCCAACCAGAGCAGAAGTTTCTGACATAGCAATTGCAGTTCGAGAAGGTGCAGATGCCATCATGCTATCGGGTGAAACTGCTCATGGAAA GTATCCATTGAAAGCTGTTAAAGTAATGCACAATGTAGCATCAAAGACTGAATCAACAATATCAAGCACCGTTAAGCACTCAATTCCTGCAATGGTAGTCCAG GCTGTAAGTGGCGAGGACTTCTCTCAAAGCCGGATGAGTGCGCTGTTTGCTTCACATGCAACAGCAATGGCCAATACTGTTGGCACACCTATTATCGTTTTCACACAAACTGGTTCCATGGCGATACTTCTGAGTCACTATCGGCCTTCATCAACTATATTTGCATTCACGAATGA GGAAAGAGTGAAGCAGAGGCTGTCTCTTTACCATGGGGTGCTGCCCATATACATGCAGTTCTCCGGTGATGCAGAGGAGACCTTCTCTAGGGCGATCAAGTTCCTGCTG GGTCATGGGCATCTGAAGGACGGAGAATATGTCACTCTAGTTCAGAGTGGAATACACTCGATCTGGAGACGGCAATCTACGCATCACCTTCAAGTTCGCAAAGTTGGAGGCTGA
- the LOC103994589 gene encoding pyruvate kinase isozyme G, chloroplastic isoform X4, translating into MAMVADIGSLAVRIPPDPAGLATSRHVGRDFHRRGWVSRQALRRSLAVKSMRIAERGGQAPESGSSNGHLYPGPEVRSGDVTHPILLKEGQEFNFTIKRGISSENTVSVNYDDFVNDVEVDDILLVDGGMMSLTVRSKTADTVKCKVIDGGELKSRRHLNVRGKSATLPSITEKDWEDIKFGVDNQVDFYAVSFVKDAKVIHELKDYLKRCNADIHVIPKIESADSVPNLQSIISASDGAMVARGDLGAELPIEDVPLLQEEIIRRCRSMQKPVIVATNMLESMINHPTPTRAEVSDIAIAVREGADAIMLSGETAHGKYPLKAVKVMHNVASKTESTISSTVKHSIPAMVVQAVSGEDFSQSRMSALFASHATAMANTVGTPIIVFTQTGSMAILLSHYRPSSTIFAFTNEERVKQRLSLYHGVLPIYMQFSGDAEETFSRAIKFLLGHGHLKDGEYVTLVQSGIHSIWRRQSTHHLQVRKVGG; encoded by the exons ATGGCGATGGTGGCGGATATCGGCAGTCTTGCGGTACGGATCCCGCCGGACCCTGCCGGTCTCGCTACGTCGCGGCATGTCGGCCGAGATTTTCATCGACGAGGGTGGGTTTCGAGGCAAGCACTGCGGCGGAGCCTTGCGGTGAAATCCATGAGGATAGCGGAAAGGGGCGGGCAGGCCCCGGAGTCTGGATCCTCCAATGGTCATCTCTACCCG GGTCCTGAGGTAAGAAGTGGAGATGTGACGCATCCTATCTTGCTCAAGGAAGGACAGGAGTTTAACTTTACTATCAAAAGAGGAATCAGTTCTGAAAACACTGTCAGTGTAAATTATGATGACTTTGTAAATGATGTGGAAGTTGATGACATTCTTTTGGTTGATG GTGGGATGATGTCACTAACTGTAAGATCAAAAACTGCTGATACAGTCAAATGCAAAGTAATAGATGGTGGAGAACTAAAATCAAGGCGTCATTTGAATGTGAGGGGCAAGAGTGCTACTCTCCCATCAATTACAG AAAAGGATTGGGAAGATATCAAGTTTGGTGTGGACAACCAAGTCGACTTTTATGCAGTTTCATTTGTTAAAGATGCCAAAGTGATACACGAACTAAAAGACTACCTTAAAA GATGCAATGCAGATATACATGTTATCCCTAAAATCGAAAGTGCGGATTCAGTTCCAAATCTTCAGTCAATTATTTCTGCTTCAGATGGG GCAATGGTGGCTCGTGGAGACCTTGGTGCTGAACTCCCTATCGAGGATGTCCCTTTACTGCAG GAAGAGATAATTAGAAGGTGTAGAAGTATGCAGAAACCAGTGATTGTAGCCACAAATATGCTAGAGAGCATGATAAATCATCCAACTCCAACCAGAGCAGAAGTTTCTGACATAGCAATTGCAGTTCGAGAAGGTGCAGATGCCATCATGCTATCGGGTGAAACTGCTCATGGAAA GTATCCATTGAAAGCTGTTAAAGTAATGCACAATGTAGCATCAAAGACTGAATCAACAATATCAAGCACCGTTAAGCACTCAATTCCTGCAATGGTAGTCCAG GCTGTAAGTGGCGAGGACTTCTCTCAAAGCCGGATGAGTGCGCTGTTTGCTTCACATGCAACAGCAATGGCCAATACTGTTGGCACACCTATTATCGTTTTCACACAAACTGGTTCCATGGCGATACTTCTGAGTCACTATCGGCCTTCATCAACTATATTTGCATTCACGAATGA GGAAAGAGTGAAGCAGAGGCTGTCTCTTTACCATGGGGTGCTGCCCATATACATGCAGTTCTCCGGTGATGCAGAGGAGACCTTCTCTAGGGCGATCAAGTTCCTGCTG GGTCATGGGCATCTGAAGGACGGAGAATATGTCACTCTAGTTCAGAGTGGAATACACTCGATCTGGAGACGGCAATCTACGCATCACCTTCAAGTTCGCAAAGTTGGAGGCTGA
- the LOC103994589 gene encoding pyruvate kinase isozyme G, chloroplastic isoform X2 — protein sequence MAMVADIGSLAVRIPPDPAGLATSRHVGRDFHRRGWVSRQALRRSLAVKSMRIAERGGQAPESGSSNGHLYPSGTFNERETMVASNSQRKTKIVCTIGPSCNTRDMIWKLAEAGMDVARLNMSHGDHESHQKIVDLVKEYNAQSKDHVIAIMLDTKGPEVRSGDVTHPILLKEGQEFNFTIKRGISSENTVSVNYDDFVNDVEVDDILLVDGGMMSLTVRSKTADTVKCKVIDGGELKSRRHLNVRGKSATLPSITEKDWEDIKFGVDNQVDFYAVSFVKDAKVIHELKDYLKRCNADIHVIPKIESADSVPNLQSIISASDGAMVARGDLGAELPIEDVPLLQEEIIRRCRSMQKPVIVATNMLESMINHPTPTRAEVSDIAIAVREGADAIMLSGETAHGKYPLKAVKVMHNVASKTESTISSTVKHSIPAMVVQAVSGEDFSQSRMSALFASHATAMANTVGTPIIVFTQTGSMAILLSHYRPSSTIFAFTNEERVKQRLSLYHGVLPIYMQFSGDAEETFSRAIKFLLGHGHLKDGEYVTLVQSGIHSIWRRQSTHHLQVRKVGG from the exons ATGGCGATGGTGGCGGATATCGGCAGTCTTGCGGTACGGATCCCGCCGGACCCTGCCGGTCTCGCTACGTCGCGGCATGTCGGCCGAGATTTTCATCGACGAGGGTGGGTTTCGAGGCAAGCACTGCGGCGGAGCCTTGCGGTGAAATCCATGAGGATAGCGGAAAGGGGCGGGCAGGCCCCGGAGTCTGGATCCTCCAATGGTCATCTCTACCCG TCAGGCACATTCAATGAGAGGGAGACGATGGTAGCATCAAATTCACAAAGGAAAACTAAGATAGTATGCACAATTGGACCCTCATGTAACACGCGTGATATGATATGGAAACTGGCAGAAGCAGGAATGGATGTTGCAAGGCTTAATATGTCTCATGGAGATCATGAATCACATCAGAAGATCGTTGATTTGGTCAAGGAATATAATGCTCAGTCCAAGGACCATGTTATTGCTATAATGCTGGACACGAAG GGTCCTGAGGTAAGAAGTGGAGATGTGACGCATCCTATCTTGCTCAAGGAAGGACAGGAGTTTAACTTTACTATCAAAAGAGGAATCAGTTCTGAAAACACTGTCAGTGTAAATTATGATGACTTTGTAAATGATGTGGAAGTTGATGACATTCTTTTGGTTGATG GTGGGATGATGTCACTAACTGTAAGATCAAAAACTGCTGATACAGTCAAATGCAAAGTAATAGATGGTGGAGAACTAAAATCAAGGCGTCATTTGAATGTGAGGGGCAAGAGTGCTACTCTCCCATCAATTACAG AAAAGGATTGGGAAGATATCAAGTTTGGTGTGGACAACCAAGTCGACTTTTATGCAGTTTCATTTGTTAAAGATGCCAAAGTGATACACGAACTAAAAGACTACCTTAAAA GATGCAATGCAGATATACATGTTATCCCTAAAATCGAAAGTGCGGATTCAGTTCCAAATCTTCAGTCAATTATTTCTGCTTCAGATGGG GCAATGGTGGCTCGTGGAGACCTTGGTGCTGAACTCCCTATCGAGGATGTCCCTTTACTGCAG GAAGAGATAATTAGAAGGTGTAGAAGTATGCAGAAACCAGTGATTGTAGCCACAAATATGCTAGAGAGCATGATAAATCATCCAACTCCAACCAGAGCAGAAGTTTCTGACATAGCAATTGCAGTTCGAGAAGGTGCAGATGCCATCATGCTATCGGGTGAAACTGCTCATGGAAA GTATCCATTGAAAGCTGTTAAAGTAATGCACAATGTAGCATCAAAGACTGAATCAACAATATCAAGCACCGTTAAGCACTCAATTCCTGCAATGGTAGTCCAG GCTGTAAGTGGCGAGGACTTCTCTCAAAGCCGGATGAGTGCGCTGTTTGCTTCACATGCAACAGCAATGGCCAATACTGTTGGCACACCTATTATCGTTTTCACACAAACTGGTTCCATGGCGATACTTCTGAGTCACTATCGGCCTTCATCAACTATATTTGCATTCACGAATGA GGAAAGAGTGAAGCAGAGGCTGTCTCTTTACCATGGGGTGCTGCCCATATACATGCAGTTCTCCGGTGATGCAGAGGAGACCTTCTCTAGGGCGATCAAGTTCCTGCTG GGTCATGGGCATCTGAAGGACGGAGAATATGTCACTCTAGTTCAGAGTGGAATACACTCGATCTGGAGACGGCAATCTACGCATCACCTTCAAGTTCGCAAAGTTGGAGGCTGA
- the LOC103994589 gene encoding pyruvate kinase isozyme G, chloroplastic isoform X1, which translates to MAMVADIGSLAVRIPPDPAGLATSRHVGRDFHRRGWVSRQALRRSLAVKSMRIAERGGQAPESGSSNGHLYPNLNFKLNAYELQSGTFNERETMVASNSQRKTKIVCTIGPSCNTRDMIWKLAEAGMDVARLNMSHGDHESHQKIVDLVKEYNAQSKDHVIAIMLDTKGPEVRSGDVTHPILLKEGQEFNFTIKRGISSENTVSVNYDDFVNDVEVDDILLVDGGMMSLTVRSKTADTVKCKVIDGGELKSRRHLNVRGKSATLPSITEKDWEDIKFGVDNQVDFYAVSFVKDAKVIHELKDYLKRCNADIHVIPKIESADSVPNLQSIISASDGAMVARGDLGAELPIEDVPLLQEEIIRRCRSMQKPVIVATNMLESMINHPTPTRAEVSDIAIAVREGADAIMLSGETAHGKYPLKAVKVMHNVASKTESTISSTVKHSIPAMVVQAVSGEDFSQSRMSALFASHATAMANTVGTPIIVFTQTGSMAILLSHYRPSSTIFAFTNEERVKQRLSLYHGVLPIYMQFSGDAEETFSRAIKFLLGHGHLKDGEYVTLVQSGIHSIWRRQSTHHLQVRKVGG; encoded by the exons ATGGCGATGGTGGCGGATATCGGCAGTCTTGCGGTACGGATCCCGCCGGACCCTGCCGGTCTCGCTACGTCGCGGCATGTCGGCCGAGATTTTCATCGACGAGGGTGGGTTTCGAGGCAAGCACTGCGGCGGAGCCTTGCGGTGAAATCCATGAGGATAGCGGAAAGGGGCGGGCAGGCCCCGGAGTCTGGATCCTCCAATGGTCATCTCTACCCG AATCTGAACTTTAAGTTGAATGCTTATGAGCTTCAGTCAGGCACATTCAATGAGAGGGAGACGATGGTAGCATCAAATTCACAAAGGAAAACTAAGATAGTATGCACAATTGGACCCTCATGTAACACGCGTGATATGATATGGAAACTGGCAGAAGCAGGAATGGATGTTGCAAGGCTTAATATGTCTCATGGAGATCATGAATCACATCAGAAGATCGTTGATTTGGTCAAGGAATATAATGCTCAGTCCAAGGACCATGTTATTGCTATAATGCTGGACACGAAG GGTCCTGAGGTAAGAAGTGGAGATGTGACGCATCCTATCTTGCTCAAGGAAGGACAGGAGTTTAACTTTACTATCAAAAGAGGAATCAGTTCTGAAAACACTGTCAGTGTAAATTATGATGACTTTGTAAATGATGTGGAAGTTGATGACATTCTTTTGGTTGATG GTGGGATGATGTCACTAACTGTAAGATCAAAAACTGCTGATACAGTCAAATGCAAAGTAATAGATGGTGGAGAACTAAAATCAAGGCGTCATTTGAATGTGAGGGGCAAGAGTGCTACTCTCCCATCAATTACAG AAAAGGATTGGGAAGATATCAAGTTTGGTGTGGACAACCAAGTCGACTTTTATGCAGTTTCATTTGTTAAAGATGCCAAAGTGATACACGAACTAAAAGACTACCTTAAAA GATGCAATGCAGATATACATGTTATCCCTAAAATCGAAAGTGCGGATTCAGTTCCAAATCTTCAGTCAATTATTTCTGCTTCAGATGGG GCAATGGTGGCTCGTGGAGACCTTGGTGCTGAACTCCCTATCGAGGATGTCCCTTTACTGCAG GAAGAGATAATTAGAAGGTGTAGAAGTATGCAGAAACCAGTGATTGTAGCCACAAATATGCTAGAGAGCATGATAAATCATCCAACTCCAACCAGAGCAGAAGTTTCTGACATAGCAATTGCAGTTCGAGAAGGTGCAGATGCCATCATGCTATCGGGTGAAACTGCTCATGGAAA GTATCCATTGAAAGCTGTTAAAGTAATGCACAATGTAGCATCAAAGACTGAATCAACAATATCAAGCACCGTTAAGCACTCAATTCCTGCAATGGTAGTCCAG GCTGTAAGTGGCGAGGACTTCTCTCAAAGCCGGATGAGTGCGCTGTTTGCTTCACATGCAACAGCAATGGCCAATACTGTTGGCACACCTATTATCGTTTTCACACAAACTGGTTCCATGGCGATACTTCTGAGTCACTATCGGCCTTCATCAACTATATTTGCATTCACGAATGA GGAAAGAGTGAAGCAGAGGCTGTCTCTTTACCATGGGGTGCTGCCCATATACATGCAGTTCTCCGGTGATGCAGAGGAGACCTTCTCTAGGGCGATCAAGTTCCTGCTG GGTCATGGGCATCTGAAGGACGGAGAATATGTCACTCTAGTTCAGAGTGGAATACACTCGATCTGGAGACGGCAATCTACGCATCACCTTCAAGTTCGCAAAGTTGGAGGCTGA